The Toxoplasma gondii ME49 chromosome XI, whole genome shotgun sequence region CTCCACCAAAAAGATTTACCGTTCAGGCCTGTTCCCACTGGTCAGGACCCTCAGCGCCTTAAGATGCTTATTGATAAAGGGTGGTGGCCTTTCAGTGTCTTGCATCTGACCATAATCGTAATAGTCAAGGACTATGCAGTGCGCGACATTGTTTCTGGGCGTTGCGGGCGGCAAGCGAAAACATACAGAAGTGGAAAAAGCCGTTCGCTGGATCAAGCACGACCCTGAAATGCCGTCTAACGTCTGGTCAGCCTTGGTCTTCTTCAGGCACTGCCATACGACAATTTTTACCTGGAGGCGTTCTTTGCAGACATCTATCGGCACCCAAAAGACGCATGAAATCGCCTCGGCACCGAAACCAGACACCAGGTCGATGAGAGGTGATATGGGTGTCGGCAGCGTCTTCCCTGGTGCACTGCTTGCGCAGTCGTCTCCCCCTCGGGGATCCGCACTGTCACCATTCGCCCAAGACGAGCACACACGGACCAAATACGCCCGTATGATCTCGAAGGAAGTGAAGAACAAGCACGTTGCAGGTAAGGAGCCAACGCCACACATGCTGGAAACCAGGAACACACGCACGAGCACATAAGCAGAACAATTGTGGCTTGAGCCTTGCACAGAGCTGGCCAAGGAAACGTGTGGTCCCCGATAGCCACACAGGAGTACTTTTTTACTGTCGCATGTCGGCAAAGACAGAAGCACCTTCATCTTCTGCCCCCTGACATTTAGAGATTGGTGTCAGTGTATGTGCACGTAACCGGACTCGAGGTGATGTCACGGAGCTGTAGGTTATACAGCATTCTCCAAGTGGGTGGCTGCAGATCCAAGGCAACCACATCGAAGACCTCCCGTCACAATATTAGGGAATCCAGTTATCGCCAAAAAGGCCAATTTTTTCAGAAACAACTGCTGCCGACGACAAAATGGAACTATGCTATGTGTGCCACCCGTAGATGACTATCTATTTACACGGAACCTGCTGACCACCATCATCTTACGCCGTGTGACGCAGTGTCTCCCATTGCAGGCAACCGTGATCACATATATGAAGTGAGCCAATCGTTGTCCTACTGGCTACCAAACCCACTTTTCCAGCTTACACAAAGCCCCTATATAAGCCAGGAattccttcttgtctccacACCATCTTCAAGGCGTGTCCCGTGGAAGTTAGAAGCGAACGGTACACTTTAGCGGGAGTACAGTCGGCAGCCTGACCCAAAGCTGCGCCTCTAGTTGGTCCTCTTGCCTCGCCGCTCAGTCCCTGCTGCAACTGCGCCGTGCCCGAAGACATGATTGTGGAACAAGGTTGAATGGAAGAAACCGTAGATGACGAACCTAGATATTGCCTTGAGGTCACTTGCGCTTGGATCATTGCCTTTGCTGTGTCAATTGGATAAAAAAGACATCGGCCGACGAAGCCACTGCAGGCGGATGCAAACATCAAGGCCCTCATCTTTCGCCAGTCAATCGAGGAATCATCAGACTCGCCATGGCTGAGATGTTCAGCTGAAACAGTCTTCCAGGAGCCTGCTCCGGTCGCGGCGCATGTGGCGTCATTGGTAGAAGGCTCCATCAATGTGGGATTCGGTGCGAGACCACGCCAGCACACATGAAATCGGCTGGCAGAGATGCCGATAGAAGTCTCCACTCGCAGATCAACGCAAAATCCTGGTTACCTTCGCTGCCACCACTTTCCCAGACTCAAGCGCCAACGACACACTCGAACCGTGGCACACTTGCTAAGCGGCAGACAACGACAGGCCTGCAACGAGTCCTAGTACTTGTGGCTGACCCAAAAGATTTGAGTTGGGTTCGCGTGTGTCGCACGAAGGCAAAGTTAATAAAAAACAGATAAATGGTGCGCTGTTGGGTAGAAGAGGATGCCTGGAAAAGGACAGCAGCGGACCCGCAAAAAAACGGTGCCGGCAATTTGCTCGTTGCATGCTCGGCAGTGGAACATTTCAAGGGAAAGCGTGGCCGACTTCCACGAACGGTACTTGAGCTGGCGCACGTGCTGCAGTATGTAAGTGGTTGTAGCCGAGGTAAGCAACTGAGTCTTCCAAAAAACCTGTTGTTAGCCGAATAGGAGAGATGAAGACTCCGATATGTATGGAAAGCCCTAAAGGGCCAGGAAGGAGTGTGCGTCCCGTTACGGTAGAGGAACCTGGGCACAGTGTCGAGCGTACCAACTAGCGGTGTATCGACACGTCAGGACAACATTCCGCTGCCCCCTGTGCAGATATAATCCATTACAGGTTCACGACCGAATGCAACACGGTTTCTGATTCGAGGTGCCCCGAATTTATCTCTACCGCAATGAAGATGTTGCAGGTCTTCCTTACCTTCGCGCTTGCACCGGCACACCGAGCGACTTCAGGTGTTTGTGCGGAGCCTGTTTCGCAAGACGTGTACGTCCCTCCGGGCGATTCTGAGGAACCCTCCGTCATAACAAGCGCCGATGAGCAAAGCAAACACGCGTGAGACACATTAAAGGACCTGCACGTTGGACGAGTGAAGTAGTTGAAAGCGAAAATGCAGCGATGCCATGCAGCACCTCGTGTCATCCATAAGAAAGGCTTATGTTGACAACATCCAAGCAGAAGACAAACAGATAGAGGAGGATATCGGTTGGTTGTTTCTAGAAGCCATCCTTCAGTTATGTCTTACAAACACATGGTAACTACCAGCGGATGCGCCAGAAGCCTCCGGCGACCATTCTCCAGAGACTCTGCAACGGATTGGTAAGGGACGTTGGCAGTCGACGTTGTTGAAACTGGTAACTGTGCATCTCTCCGCCAGAGGAACTCCAAAGAAAAGCAGCAAACGCAGTAACTTCGCCCTGATTAACAGATGGTGTCCATTACATATCACTAGATGAGACCCAGGAAGCACGTGCTGAGGACCTTCACGCCGCTGTGCGTGAAGAAGTGAGGAGGTGGGACAAATACGAGTGCAAATAACTATCAATTCCTAGCAATGCCGCAGTGATATCAGACATGAAGAGACACGGCCGCATCAAGCTCTCTATAAGAATCAACGACTCAACAGCATTCAAGCAAACGAAAAGCAGGTTAATAACTCTTCTTCTTATACCTTTGAATCAAAGTGACTACCGCGTACATCACGCATTTAACCAACTACGATCCTTGGTGGTGAGTAGCCTAGCACCAGTTTTCGCTGCTTGGGATCTATGCAGATAGATCGGAACTCGCAGAAAGAGGCTGAGGAAGCAACGAAGCTATTGCAGGCATGCTGCACTAGTTTCATGACACTTAAGGCGCCTTTAATGTGTGAGTATTGCAGCAATCCAGATTCCAGACGCTTCCATCCAGGAAGTTTACCAATTACATCGGAGTCCTAGATGCATAAGAAACGAGCTCGACTCTCGGCATTTGAAGCTATAGATGCACGATTGTATCATATGAATATTCTCAGCACAAAATTGCAACTTAACCCAATTCCCGTTTGACGTCCCTGCTGTTGTTGATACAGACATGTAACGCGGCGCTGCTGAAACTCAGATATTTCGGACATGCTCTACTGTGGCTTAGTTGCTAAGATAAGCCATGCAAGGACTCTGGCTTAGTTCTTGTCTTCGACGTCCTCACATCGACGGGTGGCGTACACAGCGAGGAGCACGGGCTCTATATCCTTTTGGCGTATGACAGACAGAAgtagcgagagaaacggtttTTCGCTTATATATTCCGTTTGTTTCTACAGAACGTGTTCCGTGACACTTCCTGAAGCAGTGATGCTTCAATCTGCGCAAATACCGTGACCCTTGAGGTTCAGGTGTGCCTCCGAACAGTCTGCTCATCACAGGGATGTGCCGTGTGGCAGTAGCTTTTCCATACTATCATACCACAATCTCCACATCAGATGTACTTTTAAGAGACGCGTTTGCAGGGTGGACAGACGAGGCACCGCGCAGCAGATAAGCAGTGAACGATCGAGAAACCGAACTTGTCTTGATGCTCCAGCTGGCAGGATTCACAATTCATCCATGGTGCTAAACTGTGCTTGCACCCGTCAGGCCCAAACAGTTCTCTTCAACAGAGCTGCAGGAAGCATGGAGTTTTCAGCAAGAACAATTCCGAATATGTCTCTTCGTTCCAATACAGGAAAAAACCTTGAACAGGCCCAGTTAACAATGCACGGAAGTTTGATCTGCGCTGCACTTTGCAGTTTACGGAGCATTGCTCTTCACGCACCCGCAGGGAATTGTATTTACTCAGTGGCGATGTTTTTACGAGTCCTGGCCTCCTTGGCGAAAGGGATGGCtggacaggagaagaagacatgaCGCCAAGAATGGCGTGTCTGCATACTGTGGCAGCGGGAACGCTAGATGCGCGATGTTCCTGGTGATTCAGATGCAAGCGGCAAGCGCCGCTCCTTGCTATGTGCCAGAAAAAAGTTGGATCGCACCCCATGGCAGCCTTACACGATACTGGGAGAGGGGGCGTGCAATTTCTGTTTATTCTGCAGTCGGCACGCGGTCGTAAGCAATCATGGCAGCAACTGCTTTTCCGCTTCGCCGTCCCGTACTATGCAGGGCAGGCCAGTGGCCCTCCCCCGTCCTTTAAAGTATGCATCTGGTTGTGCTAAGGAGGAAAGGATCCATTATATGTCATAAGCATCGGATGATGAACAGTGTCTTCAATGTTGTTCTGCACACTGATAATGCTATGAAGGATTTCCGGACACTACAGACACAAACAATTGCCAGCAGTCACGCCCGTTCGCATCGGTACATGCCTGAACAGACACTGCAACCGCATGCAGCGTTACGATTCAGACTTGCGATCCGTTGTACCTGGACTGCACACACACTCTCTTGATGTTTTATCCACTTTTTAGTTTATTGTTTGTTCTCCTATGCGTGCGAGCTCGCGGCATTCACGCAAGCAGACACACTACGGCGCTCCTGCTTCGTTAGGCACTGGTTCTTGTGACTGCATACTCGACGGAACTCTGACCCAACACGGTGTGGAGTGCGAGCTTCGTTCCAGAAAGCCACGACGAAGCTCGCTTTTGGCATCGCGCCGATGAAAATACTACTCTGTTCTCTGCTGGCTTTTTTCGGAACGGTGACCAGCCGTTCAATGCAGTCGTTGAGTGGGGGAGTTATAATCGGGAGCCAAGTCCTCGTGGTGGAGGCAACGCAGACCCCGTCAGCATCCTACCAAGATTGAGGCCCTGTCGGGTGTTTCTTTGTGCGGTAGAAATGCGTCACGATGGCGGTCGCGTGCGTCTGCTTCATTGGAAAACAAGTGAGGAAGATGAGTAGAGGATTTGGACTAGCATTGCTGGATGTGAATGCGAATTTGTGCGCCGCTTTGCAACCCTTGCGAGCTTGGTAGTGGCGACAAGACAGCAAATAGATAGGCTGTTGAAGCTGACTGGGCTTTGAGTGAAGATTAGGGCCACGTGGCAAATTCTTTCCTTGAGTGTACAACAGAAATTCAACTCGCCATAGTCACTGGAAATCACTTGCGACCACTGAATGCTCTGTTGTTTTTCGACGACGTCCACCGTGTCCTGTACTCGGCGGTTTCCTTTGATTTATTGTCCCGTGCCTTGGGTATTTACAGAATGAAccgctttctcttcaggTCTTCAATTCTGACGATGATCTCTCGATGCAGTTTGCCGCGTATGCAGCCCTGGACATTGTGGAAGAGAAGGGTAAGGATCTTGCGAAGCGGGTGACCTCGCCACGTTGCTGTCCCTAGGTGTAATGTGCCACAGCAGCCGGTCCAGAGCTTTTGGATTCTGATTTTCGTTATCTCGTCTCCAAGGCCAAGAAGAGAAGTGCTCGACTGTCGTGCACTCGGTCCTGTCAGCGGCCTGCCATGTTGAGTTTTGTTGAAGGGGTCGACGCTACGCGGTCAAGCGGATGCACAGGAAGAACAGCACTCTATCGTCGGATGTAATTCGCAATGGACTGTCACCGGCCTTAACGCCGTTCTTCTGTGTCAGAGGTAGATGCAGGTTGTGAATTTGGTCGAGGCCGATTTTTATTTGCGTTTTTatttttgtttcttctctccattttctACCCTCAAGTCCAAGCGCAAGAATCACTCTCATCGCCGTACGGACCAACGGGAGGAGCCGTCTCATCCTTGCCTCCTTCATCTGCCGACTGCTACCTTGGCGTCATCTGTCCCGCTCTCTGCCTCAATCGAGACTACCTTTTCCACGCTTACGTCTGCACTACGGGAGTGAAAATTCTTGTTGCCATCGAACAGAGAAACCATTACCTTCAACACGACGTCCGGAATGTAAGATATTCCCTTCTGTCGATGCGTAGCGAATTCCACCCGTGTTTAACGTATCCTGACACCGATCTCTACGTTTCTGTTTGCTTCGCGTCTATCAGCCCTGTTCTACTTCATCACACAGACCGTGATGCTTTTATGCCTTTTTGCATTCGTGTGCTTGTCTGTGTATCGGTGTACTTCTTCGTTGAGGGAGGTAGGCAAACGTCTGCGTGTAGATTGGCTCACAGAAAGTTCTTTCTTTTGGTGACACGCACAGGGAATCCTTACGGCCCACATCCTCGTGCAAACATCCTGCTAATGCGCTGGCAAGTGTTTGTTTCACGAATTCGTAGCCTGGCGTCTGGCCAGAACAAGGCAGCAGCCGCCCATGGTTTACGGGAATGTGCTGCGAATGACTTCACTGCCCTTTTGGTTGCGTCGGAAGTTCCGAAGCGCACGCGACTTCGATGACCATGGCATGACAGCGAGTGGTGCCTGTGAGAGACCATGGAAACTTGTGATACACAAAAGCGTGAGCAGCTTCGGTTTTGCTTCGCCGTAGGTGTAGTAAGTACTCCAGCGGGACGatggtgtacagcaatcataaaTAAGTTGGTTTTCTGTATCTCATATTCAGTGTCATAGGCACCGCAGTGTCTGTATTTACATGGATTGCTCTCAGGCACTGCTTTTGCCGCTTGTGTCTGTACGCCTGCAGCTATTTCGACGGCTTCATCGCCTTTACGCAGACACCATATGCAAtccgtttcttctggatACAATCGAGACGCCAGAGTTCCTCAGCGAACTGGGTAAGAAAACTTCCCTTTCCTCGACGATACAACGCACAGACCGTACGTACTTTTTTATATCTCGTTTCACTCACGCACTCAATTCGGGTGTGTATCGACCTCTTGGAAATACCCGGATGTCAGCCGGCATATGTTTGTTCATGATCAGTGATTTATCTGTCGAGCTGCTTGTCATTGTCCTGCGTCACTTTCTTCACAATTGCGTGGCTATTGCTCGACTACTCGTGTCTTTGTGTATCTgcgcacatgcatgtgcTACTTATTTGCCAAGAAAATGGTGCATCGAAACTCCAGCTGGCACTCATCTCTGCCGTGCGACCGGACGTGAGGCACGCGGTTCTCGATAGCACACGTTTATTTTCTACGGAATGGGTATATcgggtgtatatacaccctACCGAACTTCTGACTGGGTCTGGAGGAGGCGCTCTGAAACTACAATGCAGAACGCAAAATCGTTTGCTGCTGGCAGCGCTGTCCCGCCACTGAAAGAGTTTTTGAAGATCCCGCGCTTCTGTCACGGACACCGAAGGCAAACTGGGATAGCTGTGTTATTACTCGCATGTGCTCTCGTTAAAATCCGCATTTGGAAATTGGGCGTTTTTCATCGTGCGTTTTGGTGCGTGTCCCTCCTCAGATGCGATAGTCGAGTTCTACGGTAAAAAGTTGGAGGGTGGAGGTCACTGAGGACAGTAGCCCGCATCGATGCTTCACGGGGCTTTCGAAGGATTTTGTGCTTTACTTTTTCCCGTCTCATGAACTGGTTTCCCGTTTTCGTTGCTTGCGAAGTCTTCTTAATCCTACGTTTATTTCGTCCGATTTGCACTTCCTGTCCAGGTTTCGGTAGTTGTTTCGGTTTCTACAGAATGAAAGAAAagtgtttctgtgtttgttCGCTCTTCCAGCGACTCTGTTACCTCGGCCGTTCTCGTGGTAAATCTACAGGAACATACCAATACAGACACGTCAGCACGACAAAAGTGGAAACTTTTCCACGTTTCTGCCGCTAGGTACCTACCGGCACAGACGTTTGAGGAGCCGGTGTCAGCCTTCGCTTCGTAGATTTCTTCGGTTGTTGCGCAAAGAAAGCATGCGGACCGCCCTCCCAGACACCTGAATGAAACCGCTTATCTCCTAGCACCAGCCAAGCCTCTTTCGGCCATTCCATAAAACAACGCTAACACAGTATCGCTTCAC contains the following coding sequences:
- a CDS encoding carrier superfamily protein (encoded by transcript TGME49_314710), which gives rise to MEPSTNDATCAATGAGSWKTVSAEHLSHGESDDSSIDWRKMRALMFASACSGFVGRCLFYPIDTAKAMIQAQVTSRQYLGSSSTVSSIQPCSTIMSSGTAQLQQGLSGEARGPTRGAALGQAADCTPAKVYRSLLTSTGHALKMVWRQEGIPGLYRGFVMCGVGSLPATCLFFTSFEIIRAYLVRVCSSWANGDSADPRGGDDCASSAPGKTLPTPISPLIDLVSGFGAEAISCVFWVPIDVCKERLQTQRVLGTSAYRGSWDCVNHLFKQEGLRQLYKGYGATLLSFGPLSALFFMFDNQLKNIVLRILHRQQDAGGPNGLVENRHPSSPDAISLIPLATGGCALVAAASAAWLTVPLDKVKLRLQVQRGQMGTASRGTPFLYRNTFHGLATVYKEEGTRGLFRGSGARVLFHSANFALLKVLIEHFKSAYLEYAEPASP
- a CDS encoding hypothetical protein (encoded by transcript TGME49_314715), whose translation is MQHLVSSIRKAYVDNIQAEDKQIEEDIADAPEASGDHSPETLQRIEELQRKAANAEARAEDLHAAVREEVRRHEETRPHQALYKNQRLNSIQANEKQVNNSSSYTFESK
- a CDS encoding Sedlin, N-terminal region protein, putative (encoded by transcript TGME49_314720) yields the protein MAVACVCFIGKQNEPLSLQVFNSDDDLSMQFAAYAALDIVEEKVQAQESLSSPYGPTGGAVSSLPPSSADCYLGVICPALCLNRDYLFHAYVCTTGVKILVAIEQRNHYLQHDVRNLFRRLHRLYADTICNPFLLDTIETPEFLSELDAIVEFYGKKLEGGGH